Genomic segment of Mucilaginibacter sabulilitoris:
GCTTGCCAAACGGCTGTTTTTGCGGGCCATATACATCGATCATCAATACCGTCATAGCCCTGCCGATAAGCTTATCTCCATCATTGACCGGTTTGATGGGCTGTGGCAGAAACTGATGATAACAGCCCAATTCATCAAGTATATCTCCCACAACAGGTGTGTACAATTCTCTTTTGAAGAGCTCAATTAGCTGTGCATCATTTTTCCAGATCGGATTGTTATTATTATTATTATTGGGTTCCATTATTTGTTATATCTTTTGAATTTCTGGTAAAAAAGTATTTGATTGAACAGTTATTTTAAGGCAGATTGAATAATATCGAACAAATCAATCTTCTCATTGTCGTTTAAGGGCACATAAATACAATCGTGAACATGCGTATTGCTATTCTCAACAATGATTAGCTCCGCGTCAGTATCCATAGCTATATTGTGCCAGGTATTAGCCTTGATGTTATAGGTAATTCCAGGCTGCATTTTAAGACAGTAAAAAGAATAGGCATTTCCATTACGCTCTGCTGCTATCAATACCGCCGTCCCTTTTAGCAGGATAAATACCTCATCTGTCTGCGTATGTTTATCGATCTTAACAATGTCTGTAAAACCCTGGCCCGGCATGTAATTTAATTTCGCCACCTGCCAGTTATCCCGAATCAAAAAGGGATCATAACCCTCTCCTTTGTATATGTACGTTTCGATTAACATTTTCTGTCTTTATTTCTTTGGCCTGGGATCATAAGGAATTGTGCTTTCTTTATATCCCCCATCAATATATATTTCTGTCGCAGTATAGTAGGCCGCTTTATCACTGGCCAGAAATGCACAGGTCCATGCCACATCATCAACAAGTCCAACTCTACCCAAAGGGATCCAGTTATTAAATTTCTCTCTGCCGAATTTATCGATCTCCTCCCTGTTCATTTCAGTTTCTATGGCTCCGGGAGAGACGGAAACTACGCGAATGTTACGTTCAGCTAATTCGAGCGCAAGGCACTTTGTCATCATATTTAATCCTGCTTTAGCAGCGCAATAATGGATCAGCCCTTTTCTGGGTACTTTATCATGAATAGATGAAATATTGATGATAACACCACTGTTTTGATCTACCATTCTTTTACCTGCCTCTTGTGAACAGATAAATGCGCCCCGTAAATCAACATTGAATACCCTGTCCCAATCATCCAAATTCAGGTGCAGGGCATGCTCTATTGTTTCACAGGCAGCATTATTCACTAAAATATCGATCCCGCCCAAAACCTGATCAGCAAATTCAAACATCGCTACAACGGATGCCTGATCAGCAACATCCGTACGAAAACAAGATGCCTTTACCCCATATAAAGTCTTCAAATCGCTTACCACCGCTTCTGCTGCCTGCTGATCATGAAGATAATTGACCAATATATCTGCGCCGCAAGCAGCCATGGCATGGCATATCCCCGCGCCAATGCCTTGGCTCGCCCCGGTGACGAGAACTCTTTTATTTTTTAAATCGATACTGTTATTTATCATATTTTTTAATTATCAATTTGATCAAATGCTCAACCATTTAGGGTAATCAGATAAAACGAGGCAGCCGTCAGCTGTAATTAAAACATTATCCTCAATTCTTACCCCGCCATTAATTTCCATTCCATAAATACCAGGTTCAACGGTCAATAACATTCCTTCCTCTAAAACACCAACCGAACCTGGCGATAAAGTTGGCCCCGGATCGTGATACCTGAAGCCGACATGATGCCCCAACGCATGATTGTAGAGATGACCGAAACCTGCTTTATCAATATACGTTCTGGCAGCAGCATCAACTTCTCCCATTTTAACACCTGGTTTCATCATGGATATGGCCAATTGCTGTGCTTCAAAAACCGTATTGAAAATTTTTTTTTGATGGTCAGACACTACACTTGTTTGCCCGGTATGGGTAATATCAGCCCAGTAACCATTTACACAAACACTCATTTCCAGCATTATCATTTCGCTTTCTTCCAGTATTCTCCCGGTCGTTCTGTTAAATCTGCCCCCAAAGGCAGCATTAACACCGGATTGGATCAGGGGCCACGCTTTTGCAAAGTGAGCCCCGTTTTTACCGGTCATGGTCTGCACTTCCATTTCTATTGCTGATGCAATAATCGCTTCGGAATTACCAACTTTTAGATTATTGTAGAATGTTTGTATGGCCATAGCTGCAACTTCATGAACAAGTTTCAAACACCTTA
This window contains:
- a CDS encoding SDR family NAD(P)-dependent oxidoreductase, encoding MINNSIDLKNKRVLVTGASQGIGAGICHAMAACGADILVNYLHDQQAAEAVVSDLKTLYGVKASCFRTDVADQASVVAMFEFADQVLGGIDILVNNAACETIEHALHLNLDDWDRVFNVDLRGAFICSQEAGKRMVDQNSGVIINISSIHDKVPRKGLIHYCAAKAGLNMMTKCLALELAERNIRVVSVSPGAIETEMNREEIDKFGREKFNNWIPLGRVGLVDDVAWTCAFLASDKAAYYTATEIYIDGGYKESTIPYDPRPKK
- a CDS encoding M24 family metallopeptidase gives rise to the protein MNVQKRLMFQQIIKQHSLGALVFWRPDELVLALGYMPQWGLSFLVYTRDDAPVLFVPELEPDDILPGNIEIRKFPWGNINCADPWKDLFSQLKDLIGKRGLNKYPVSFIKNIGGTAPCRMSGEQPHLPYDLIEQLLGLSDSGFNDVTNDLLKLYLYKNEEDVRCLKLVHEVAAMAIQTFYNNLKVGNSEAIIASAIEMEVQTMTGKNGAHFAKAWPLIQSGVNAAFGGRFNRTTGRILEESEMIMLEMSVCVNGYWADITHTGQTSVVSDHQKKIFNTVFEAQQLAISMMKPGVKMGEVDAAARTYIDKAGFGHLYNHALGHHVGFRYHDPGPTLSPGSVGVLEEGMLLTVEPGIYGMEINGGVRIEDNVLITADGCLVLSDYPKWLSI